ACCGTCTGGACGGCACCCCCTGGCCAGCACGCGCCGCGGCAAAGCTTTTGATCGACCTCGCCGGGGCAGTTCAATTTGCACACGAGCGGTACGTCATTCATCGCGACCTCAAGCCGGCGAATGTGCTGATTGTCTCGCAAGCTCCGGAGCTGGAAGTCAAGATTGCCGATTTCGGCCTGGCGAAGTTATTTCACGAAGGGGGCTCGCAGCATACCAAGAGCGGCGCGTTTATTGGCACGCCCAGCTACGTGGCGCCCGAGCAAGTCAGCGGCAAGACCCAACAGATCGGTCCCCCGGCCGACATTTACGCGCTGGGTGCGATCTTGTACGAGTTGTTGACGGGCCGGCCTCCGTTTTGCGGCGCGTCACCCATCGAAACCTTGCAGCAGCGGCTCGCGATGGAGCCGATCTCGGTGTACCGTCTCGCGCCGCATGCTCCTCGCGATCTGGCGACCATTTGCGACAAGTGCCTGCGCACCGAGATCGATCGACGGTATAGCTCGGCAGCAGAGCTGCGTGACGATCTAGAGCGCTATCTGGCGGGCATGCCGGTGCAAGCCCGACGCATTGGTGGCGTCGAGCGCGCGTGGCGCTGGTGCCGCCGCAACCCCACCTGGGCCGTGGCGCTCGGGTCCGTGGCGATGCTGTTGCTGGGCATTGCCGCCGTGTCGCTGTGGTACTCGAGTCGCCTCCAAGGCGAGCTCGTTAAGACGCAACTGGCCGAACAATCCGAGCGCGCGGCCAATCGAGAATCGCAGGGCCGCTTGTGGGATTCTTACCTGATCGAGGTCACCGCTCGCAACGTCAGCCGTCAGGTGGGGCAACGGGTGGCAGCACTCGAAACCATCGACAAGGCGCAAGCTCTGTTGGGTACCATAGGTCGAACCGATGCTCGCGTGCGGCAACTCCGCGGGGCTGTCCTCTCGTCCATGGCACTGCCCGATCTGCGAACGGTTTGGAAGGCCGGTGCATGGCCGGCTAACAGCTATTCCTGCGCCATGTCGGCTGCCGCCGATCTCTTTGTAATCTTTGTCAACGAGCGCGCCTTGACCGGATATCGGCTCTCTGATCGAAGCGAGTTGTGGTCGATCGACTACACCGACAAGGGCATAAAGGTGGTCACCTCCGAAGACGGACGATTTGTCGCCGCCTTGGGCGACCGCGGCGCGGCAGTTTGGCGCGTCGATGGTGCTCAGCCACAACTCGCCTGGCAAGTCGAGGGTGTGAACTTCTTAAATTTCTCGTCCGACGCTCTTTATGCTGCTTACAGCCATCCGGCCGCCGGCATGCAGCTTGTCGAGGGCGCTACGGGCAGAATTGTTCGCAAACTGGGCGAAAGTTCCGCCCTCTCCCAATTCCAATTCCATCCAGCCGGCGACCGCGTTGCCGTGTGCGCGCCTAAATTGCAGGTGTTTTCTTGCGACACGGGAAATATCGAGTTCGAGTCTCCGTCGCCCTACCGGGCCGAGCCTCGCCTGGCCTGGCATCCACATGGCGAACACATTGCCGTCTGGCACGATTGGCGGGAGATTGCTCTTTGGGACGTGAAGCTTGGTAAGCAGGTGCTTGCGCTTCCCCACGTCGGCCTGGCAGCACAGCTCATATTCAGCGCGGATGGATCGCTGCTATTGTCTTACAGTTTGTGGGACCAACGATTGCTGGTTTGGGACATTGCACTCGGTCAAAGACTACTCGAAGTGCCCGCGTTCATAAGCCGCGCCTCCGGGGCCACACCCGAAGGAACGATCCTGGTCCTGGGCGATTCAGCAGGCCAACAAACGCTGACGGAACTGTCGCGGGGCATCTGCCGCCCACTATGTGAGGCGCTCGACAAGCCTTTGGCGCATTGGGCTAAGCTCTCCGTGAGTCCCGACGGTCGCATGCTGGCGGCAAGCAGCGAACGCGGTTTCGAGTTATGGGACCTTAAGACCACAAGGCGGCTGTCGGTTTGGCCGTCCGGCTTCTGTTGGGCCGACTTTGACCGCGAAGGTCACCTGACGATCGGAGCCAGAGGGGGTATCTATCGTTGGCCGCGCACTCTGGAACGCCAACCCGCCGTTTCCGGTGAAGGGCCACTGGAACGAACGGTTGTGCGTTTCGGGCCGCCTGTAAAAATCTCGGGCCCGATCGTGATCACCAGCCTGTCAGTCAACGCCAGCGCCGAGTCGATGGTATTCGAGGACGACTTCGGTTGGTCAGTGCTGCGTAGGGCCGAAAATCCCGCGGCGGTTCGCCTGCAAACGAAGGGCGATCCGCGAAACTGCGCGGTCAGTGATGACAACCGCTTCGCCGCGATCGCGAACTGGAATAGTGTCGGGGCGTCGGTCTGGGACGCGGATTCGGGAAGGCTGCTGGCCACACTGCAATTGGGATACTATGGGGTGCTGCAGTTTAGTCCCGACAGCAAACTGCTTGCGGCCTCGCCCGATGGAGTCACCCTGTGGCGCACCAGCGATTGGCAACGAGTGACGCAGTTGCACGCCGAAGGCACGTCGCCGACAGGTCTTGGATTTGTCTTCTCGCCGGATAGTCGCGTGCTCGCCGTCGGCCAGCCCAATGGCATTCTGCGATTCGTCGACGCTGCCTCGGGCCAGGATTGGGTACGCGTGACGCAAGCGGACCTAACCAGCGTGTCAATCTTGGCGTTCAGTCCGGACCAGCGGCAACTGGTCACTTCGTCGATCGACGAGCGATTGCCAGCACAGGTTTGGGACCTGACGGCGATGCGCCGTGAGCTTGCGCGCCGCGGGATCGAACTGCCGGCCGAGGTACTGAGCCCGGCTGCGACCGTGTCGGCCATCGAAGGCGCGGTCGAAGTGGTGCTCGACGACGGCGGTCTGCTGTTTCAACTTGACGCGGAAGCAAAAAAGGCCGCGCCCTGAGTGCTCCGCAAGCTACACCGGGATGTACAAGGTATTCTCCGTCTTTCGCAAGTTGCGCCTGTCTGAGGGACATAGCGTTTTATGATCGGCGTGTCCTGGTGGCCTTCCCCCTTAAAAGCGGACCAGATTGAATGCGAGAATCGCAGCCGGGCGATAGCCCGGAAAGGATTCTTGCGATTGATGCGGACGAGGCACACCACGGAGCAGATCATCGAGAAGCTGCGTTAGGCGGACTTGGCGTTGGGCAAGGGGCAGAAGGTGCCTGAGGTCTGCAAGACCCTGTCGATCACCGAGCAGACCTACTACCGCTGGCGACAGAAGTACGGCGGGATGGCTCCCGAGATGACCCGGCAACTATTGGCCTTCGAGAAGGAGAACGCCCGGCTGAAGAAGCTGGTAGCGGAGCAGGCGCTCGACATGGAGATCCTGAAAGAGGCCGCCAAGGGAAACTGGTGAGCCCCGCTTCGACGCAGGCGCACGTTGGCCGAGGTGCGTCGTCGCTTGGGGCCGGATCGCGTTTCGGAGCGCCGGACCCGTCGCGTGCTAGGCCAGTGCCGGGCCACGCAGCGCTACGAGCGCCGCTGCCAGGCGGACGAAGCGCAGCTCTTGGACGAGATGCGCCGCATTGCGCGGCAGCGGCCAAGGTTCGGCAGCCCGCGGATTCACGACGCGTTGGTCAAGCGTGGTTGGGCAGTGAACCACAAGCGGGTCGAGCGGTTGTGGCGCGAGCACGGCCTGCAGGTCGCCAAAAAACAGCGAACATGCCGGCGTCGATTGGTGAACTGCGGAGGCAGCGAGAACAGCTGCGTGCGGCGGCGTCCGCTGCGGCCCGATCAGGTCTGGAGCTACGACTTCGTCGAGGACCGGACCGAGCGGGGTCGCAAGCTACGGATGCTGGTGATGATCGACGAGTTCACCCGCGAGAGCCTTGCGATCGAGGTGGCCTGGTCGTTCACCGCGGCTCGAGTCGTCGAAGTGCTGCAGTTTCTGTTCGCCGTGCGCAGTGCGCCGGAGCACATTCGTAGTGACCATGGTCCCGAACTCGTGGCCTAGGAGGTGACGCGTTGGCTCGATCAGGCCGCGGTGAAGACGCTGTTCATCGCCAAGGGGAGCCCTTGGGAGAATGGCTACGTGGAGAGTTTCAACAGCCGCTTCCGGGACGAGCTGCTGGACCGTGAGTTGTTCCTGAGCCTGGCGGAAGCTCGCTGGGTCGTCGATTGCTGGCGGCTCGATTACAATCACCGCCGGCCGCACAGTGCGTTGGAGTACCACACCCCGGCGGCGTTCGCCGCTCCGACCACCGCGAGGCGGCGGTGCCCGGCCGCTTCCACTGCGAAGTTGACTTCGTCTACGCCTCAGCCAACTTCTCCGCTCCAGCAGTCCAGCGATTCACTACCCCCAGATTCTCTCATTCACGATGGTCTATAGATCGGGGTAAGGTCAACACCTTCTGACTGCTGTAGCCTACCGCGCGCAACCTTGCCTGAACGGAAGCAAGCGTTAGCCATGCAACAATCGCCAAGCACATTCGAACAACACGGCCATGCCCAAGGCGATCGCAGGCGCGGTGATCAGCAATTCTCCGATTGAAAAGCGAAGCCTGCGCAAGTTGCGTCGCCGATCGACCGCCGTGCCCGCGAACCAGCCGAACGCACACCCAGCAATCGCGCCGATGGGCACCCCCAAATACAAGCAGCCGGGATAGCCGATCTCGTCGAAAGGGCGATACAAGCCACACACACCGCCCGCCGCACCCAAGATGGCCGCGAGAATGTAGCGAGCTACCCACCGCCCCGGCGGATCGATCCAAGGAGCCTTGCTCTTGTTGGGTTTCAAAATGGGTGGATAGTCGAACATCGCGCAAGCGCGCCAGAGGTCACGAGAGCAAAACCGTTTACGGCGCGAGGCCCTGCGCGTCCGGGCGATCGCGCAGCGACTGCTCGATTTCTTTCAGACATTGCTTGCGCACAGACTCCACCAGCGAGTCCAACGTCGTGCCAGTGCGTTGCTTGGTGCCTGACGGGTAGTAGAACTTCACGTACTCCAGATTCTCGTCGGCACTTTGCGGATCGCGCAACGATCTCGTCACCGCATCCTGAAAGTTGCGCACCTGGTCCGCAGCGAAAGCAACATGGATGCGCAGCAGCACCAGCTGCCACAGCAATGCCGCCACGGAGATCGCCAGAATCGACACGACGGTAAGCAAGAACCTGTGCATCTCATCACCGCAGCGACGTCCAGGACAAGGTCGGCCAACATTGCCCAGCCAACCGGTAGTATAGGGGGCCCAGCTCGCGTGGTCCGAGCAATCGGCGGCCCCTCTTGCCGCAGATGCGATGCCGACGATGCGTTCAAGCCAAGGACGTGCGTCGGCTTGAACGCAGGCGCGAGAAAGCGAGCCATGCCTCTGCGGCGGTATGGTCAATACGCTCGTTGGACGGGCGCAAGAATTGCGCACGACGGCTATTCCGAAATAGCTGCAACCCGCACGCGGCAAACGGTCGCAAGCCGGCCGAAAACCGAACCGCCTTCGGCGAACTTTCGTATCGAAAGTGGAGACTGATCCTGCCCGCGGGGTCGTGACCGGAGAGACCGGGGCCCTGAGGGGTGGGCAAAGGATAAGTCGTTTGGGGGTAAAGGAGGTGGGTTATGTTACGCACCTTGAGGCCCGTGAACGAGAGGCTGCCGAAGCCGCTGGGAACGCTGGAACGGGAGTTTGAAGGCCTGTTCGATCGGTTCCTGGGGCCGACCGTGGAGTGGTGGGAAGGCGCGACGGCCTTGATGCCGCGCACGAACGTCGCCGAGACCGCGACGGAATACGAAGTGACCACCGAGTTGCCCGGGATGAAGCCCGAGGACTTCACGATCGAGATGAAGGACGGTGATCTGTGGATCACCGGTGAAAAGAAGGAAGAAGAGGAGCAGAAGGGCAAGACGATGCACCGGATCGAAAGGCGTTATGGCCAATTCCGCCGCATCGTGCCGCTGCCGACCGCGGTCAATCCTGAAGCGGTCCGCGCGGAATACAAGGAAGGCGTGCTGCACGTCTTCGTGCCCAAGACCGAGGAAGCCAAGGCGCGGCGCATCGAAGTCAAGGGTTGATCGAACCCGGCGCTGCGTAGTGGTTGCGGCCGCGAGGTGCTTGTGGTGGGCACCTCGTGGCCGCTCTTTTTTTGCGCCCGCCGGCGCGTTGCTCGCTCGATCAACGGCGCCTATTCGACGACTCGACGAACACGTTTCCTACTCGAAAAACACCGTCCGGCGATCCTTGCCATACGCCCGCTCGGGTACAAACGCGTTGGCATACCGGGCCACGTTCGACACGCGAATGCGGGCAAATTGTACGACGGCCGGCCCTTGCACCGAGGCTTCGACCGGGTGATAGCCGAGCCGCCAGGGGCCTGACGATCGGAACTCGCCGCCGACGGCAAAACTACCCAGCGGCCGTCCGTCGAGAAACACGCTCGCCTGGGCTGCCTCGCGCACGACAGCCGCGTGATGCCAGTTGCCGTCGTTCACCGCTGCGAGCGTTTCGAAGGCGGCGTTCGGCTTGCCGTCGGCCACGAAGACCAGTTGCCCCTTGCGCAAGACGAGCGTCAGTGACCGATCGTCGGCGGTCTTCCGC
This window of the Pirellulales bacterium genome carries:
- a CDS encoding protein kinase is translated as MGSTPSSLRRAAQHGQVPDLEAIVAAAPHLSASEIAELVRVDLELRWRCNDPQRAEDYLERFPVVAENFELAVDVVYAEYLARELVGQHPEVAEYQTRFPAYQDVLAEQILLHRAIETPDGHTAVDLAPTRSPETSYEIVEEIGRGGMAVVYKARQPDLNRYVALKMVRAVDASNDELLARFRSEARVVAGLCHPRIVQVYDFGEHDGLPYLAMELIEGGSLADRLDGTPWPARAAAKLLIDLAGAVQFAHERYVIHRDLKPANVLIVSQAPELEVKIADFGLAKLFHEGGSQHTKSGAFIGTPSYVAPEQVSGKTQQIGPPADIYALGAILYELLTGRPPFCGASPIETLQQRLAMEPISVYRLAPHAPRDLATICDKCLRTEIDRRYSSAAELRDDLERYLAGMPVQARRIGGVERAWRWCRRNPTWAVALGSVAMLLLGIAAVSLWYSSRLQGELVKTQLAEQSERAANRESQGRLWDSYLIEVTARNVSRQVGQRVAALETIDKAQALLGTIGRTDARVRQLRGAVLSSMALPDLRTVWKAGAWPANSYSCAMSAAADLFVIFVNERALTGYRLSDRSELWSIDYTDKGIKVVTSEDGRFVAALGDRGAAVWRVDGAQPQLAWQVEGVNFLNFSSDALYAAYSHPAAGMQLVEGATGRIVRKLGESSALSQFQFHPAGDRVAVCAPKLQVFSCDTGNIEFESPSPYRAEPRLAWHPHGEHIAVWHDWREIALWDVKLGKQVLALPHVGLAAQLIFSADGSLLLSYSLWDQRLLVWDIALGQRLLEVPAFISRASGATPEGTILVLGDSAGQQTLTELSRGICRPLCEALDKPLAHWAKLSVSPDGRMLAASSERGFELWDLKTTRRLSVWPSGFCWADFDREGHLTIGARGGIYRWPRTLERQPAVSGEGPLERTVVRFGPPVKISGPIVITSLSVNASAESMVFEDDFGWSVLRRAENPAAVRLQTKGDPRNCAVSDDNRFAAIANWNSVGASVWDADSGRLLATLQLGYYGVLQFSPDSKLLAASPDGVTLWRTSDWQRVTQLHAEGTSPTGLGFVFSPDSRVLAVGQPNGILRFVDAASGQDWVRVTQADLTSVSILAFSPDQRQLVTSSIDERLPAQVWDLTAMRRELARRGIELPAEVLSPAATVSAIEGAVEVVLDDGGLLFQLDAEAKKAAP
- a CDS encoding Hsp20/alpha crystallin family protein, whose translation is MLRTLRPVNERLPKPLGTLEREFEGLFDRFLGPTVEWWEGATALMPRTNVAETATEYEVTTELPGMKPEDFTIEMKDGDLWITGEKKEEEEQKGKTMHRIERRYGQFRRIVPLPTAVNPEAVRAEYKEGVLHVFVPKTEEAKARRIEVKG